GGATATCGCGGAGGCTATGATCGCAGGTACCGGTATCTTTCTTCTGAGGAGGTAGACGCTCGTACTCGAGAAGGACAACCATACACTATTCGTTTGAAAGTTCCCCTTACCGGGGAATGCGTTCTTGACGATTACTGCAAGGGTAGGGTGGTTTTCCCCTGGGCAGACGTAGATGATCAGGTTTTGATCAAATCCGATGGCTTCCCTACCTACCACTTTGCTAATGTCGTCGATGATCATCTCATGGGCATCACTCATGTCCTGCGTGGAGAGGAGTGGCTGAGTTCGACTCCTAAGCACCTGCTTCTTTACCAAGCTTTTGGTTGGAAAGCTCCTACTTTCCTCCACATGCCACTACTTCTTAATCCTGACGGGACAAAACTTTCTAAAAGAAAAAATCCTACGTCCATCTTCTATTACCGAGACGCTGGTTACATCAAAGAAGCCTTCATGAACTTCCTTACCCTGATGGGGTACAGCATGGAGGGGGATGAGGAGATCTATTCTCTAGAGAAGCTTATCGCAAACTTCGACCCTCGACGTATTGGAAAGTCGGGAGCAGTTTTCGATACCCGAAAACTAGATTGGATGAATAAGCATTACCTCACTCATGAAAGGTCGTCGGAAAGCCTATTAGCTAAACTAAAAGATTGGCTAATCAATGATGAGTTTTTCTTGAAAATTCTCCCACTCTGTCAGTCTCGCATTACCACTCTTGCCGAATTCATCGGATTTACCGGATTTTTCTTTTCCGTTCTTCCCGAATATTCAAAAGAGGAGCTGTTACCTACAACGATTTCTCAGGAGAAGGCGGCTATTCTTCTTTATAGTTATGTCAAATACTTAGAAAAATCCGATCTATGGGTAAAAGACCAGTTTTATCAAGGGTCAAAATGGCTGTCATCAGCTTTCCAAGTACACCATAAGAAGGTCGTTATCCCTTTACTTTATGTAGCGATTACAGGAAAGAAGCAGGGATTACCTTTATTTGACTCTATGGAGTTATTAGGAAAACCTCGTACACGCGCCCGTTTGGTTCATGCGCAAAATCTCCTCGGAGGCGTACCTAAGAAAATCCAAACGACCATCGATAAAGTTCTGAAAGAAGAAGATCTAGAAAGTAAGATTTTCGAGTTTTAAGACTTTTTACCTAGCCATCACTCACAAATGAGATTTTACCCAACAGAACTAGATGTTTTGTGGGTAAGAGGCATGGAAAATGGACTTGGCTACAGAAAAGTCTAGGGAATTCGCTTGCTTAGTTAGAGGGACCCGTCTTTGTGCAAGAATATAGCTACGAGGAGGGGGAGCATAGGAACAGCTAGATACAAAGAGAGATAAAAAGAAAATACCATATACAAAAGAAAATCTTTTCATTTCTCAACTCCCTATTTGTTTAAATGTTAGAATAATTTTCTTTTTATTATCTATTAATTATCAGTAGGACTTTTATAATAAAATCATACATCTATGAATATGAATGATTTAAGGAGAGAAAAAAAAGTTCTTCTTCATCACCATGACCTGAGCAAGTGGCTTATAATCAAGTTCTTCAGGCTTTCTTTATCACACAGTTGTCGCTATACAACTGTCTTTAACCAATCGCGTTAGTTTAACCTTAGTTTTGTTTTTTCTACCGGTAAAACAATTAGTTTAAGAAAAAATATAAAATAGAAAAAAGAATTGATAAAATTTTTATTTTCTATTGTAATATTGTTTATGGGAAAGTGCTTTATTAATTATTAAAAATTGAAAGGGTTTTTAATAAGGAATCAAGCACGTTAAGTTTTCTAATTAGAAAGGAGTTATAAACTTATGAAGAAAGCTGTTTTACTAGCTACAGTATTTTGTGGTGCTCTTGGCTTGACTAGTTGTTGCCGTATTGTAGATTGCTGCTTTGAAGATCCTTGTGCACCTAAGCCATGCAATCCTTGTGGCAACAAGAAAGACAAAGGCTGTAGCCCTTGTGGTACTTATACACCTTCTTGCTCCAAGCCATGCGGCTCTGAGTGCAATTCAGGAGTTCAAGGACCTCAAGCTAAAGGTTGTACATCTCTAGACGGTAGATGCAAACAATAGGTAACAGTTCTTATCTGTTTACTTAAATTGGTTAGGTAGTTAGGAGGTAAAGTATTTCCCTGCTAACTGCCTTTATGAAAAATAAACTTAAATGTTGAGGGTAAGAGTTCACAACTTTCTACCCGATGGCAGAAGAAAAAATAACACACGCGATAGGAGATCCCTATGTCCAAACTCATCAGACGAGTAGTTACGGTCCTCGCGCTAACTAGTATGGCGAGTTCATTTGCCAGCGGGAAGATAGAGGCCGCTGCTGCAGAGTCTCTTGCTACAAGATTCATTGCCAGTACCGAAAACTCAAATGACAATGTTTTGCAAGCAACAGCCAAGAAAGTTAGATTTGGTCGTAACAAAAATCAAAGACAAGAACAAAAACATACTGGCGCTTTCTGTGATAAAGAATTTTATCCTTGCGAAGGTGGTCAGTGCCAATCCGTCGATACTACACAAGAATCTTGCTACGGCAAAATGTATTGTGTCCGTGTTAACGATGACTGTAACGTGGAAATTAGCCAAGCTGTACCTGAATATGCAACAGTAGGATCTCCTTATCCTATTGAAATTCTTGCTGTAGGTAAAAAAGATTGCGTTAATGTTGTGATCACTCAACAACTTCCTTGCGAAGTTGAGTTTGTCAGCAGTGATCCTGCGACAACACCAACCTCAGATAGCAAATTAATCTGGACAATTGATTGCTTAGGTCAAGGTGAAAAATGCAAAATTACCGTTTGGGTAAAACCTCTTAAAGAAGGTTGTTGCTTCACCGCGGCTACTGTATGCGCTTGCCCAGAACTTCGCTCTTATACCAAATGCGGACAACCAGCTATTTGTATTAAGCAAGAAGGCCCTGAGTGTGCTTGCTTACGTTGCCCAGTTTGTTACAAAATCGAAGTTTGCAACACAGGTTCTGCTATAGCCCGTAATGTTGTCGTTGATAACCCTGTTCCCGATGGCTATACTCACGCTTCAGGACAACGCGTTCTTTCCTTTAACTTAGGAGATATGCGCCCTGGGGATTCTAAATGCTTCTCTGTGGAGTTTTGCCCGCAAAAAAGAGGAAAAATTACTAACGTAGCTACCGTATCTTACTGCGGAGGACATAAATGTTCCGCGAACGTAACTACTGTAGTTAACGAACCCTGCGTACAAGTCAATATCTCTGGAGCTGACTGGTCTTATGTATGTAAGCCTGTAGAATACACTATCGTTGTGTCCAACCTAGGGGATCTTAAACTTTACGATGTCGTTGTAGAAGATACCGTACCTTCAGGAGCTACAATTTTAGAAGCCGAGGGAGCTGAAATCTGCTGTAACAAAGCTGTATGGTGCATCAAAGAGATGTGCCCAGGAGAGACTCTACAATTTAAAGTTGTTGCTAAAGCACAAAGCCCAGGTAAATTCACAAATCAAGTTGTTGTCAAAACAAACTCCGATTGTGGAACTTGCACTTCTTGTGCAGAAGCTACAACCCATTGGAAAGGTCTGGCAGCTACTCATATGTGCGTAATCGATACCAATGATCCTATTTGCGTAGGAGAAAATACTGTATACCGTATTTGTGTAACAAACCGTGGTTCTGCAGAAGATACTAACGTTTCATTAATCCTGAAGTTTTCTAAGGAGCTGCAACCCGTTTCTTCTTCAGGCCCAACAAAAGGAACCATTACAGGAAATACAGTCGTATTCGATGCTCTGCCTAAATTAGGTTCTAAGGAATCTGTAGAGTTTTCTGTAACATTAAAAGGGATTGCCCCTGGAGATGCACGAGGAGAGGCTATTCTTTCTTCAGATACTTTAACGGTACCCGTTGCTGATACAGAAAATACGCACGTTTATTAATCTTTTACGTTGCTTATTTTAAAAGATTTGTAAACGAAAAAAGGCCGTCCTAGAGTTGTCTAGGATGGCTTTTTTGTTTCTCTTTGTCACCGTAACGATTTTCTGTAGACCCATCCTGGGAAATAGCACAAAATTAAATTAAAAATTTTAATTAATACCTGACTAGGTTAAACTCTTTTGTCTTAATGTATTTAGAGAAGGAGTTTTCGTATGGCAGGTGAAAGTACAAATAGTGTAGGTAACGATATTACCAGCTTAATCCAACCTGGATTAGATCAGGTAATACAGGATGAAGGGGTACAGGTAACTTTGATTAATTCTATACTAGGTTGGTGTAGAATACACATAATCAACCCAGTAAAATCATCAAAAATCGTCAAATCAAGAGCATTCCAAATTACTATGATCGTACTGGGAATTATCTTACTTATAGCTGGTTTAGCTTTAACATTTGTATTGCAAGGGCAATTGGGAAACAATGCTTTCTTATTCTTGATCCCTGCAGTTATTGGTTTGGTTAAGTTGCTAGCAACCTCAGTGTTTATGGAAAAACCTTGTACCCCAGAAAAATGGCGTCTATGCAAACGTCTATTGGCAACAACTGAAGATATTTTAGATGATGGTCAGATTAACCAATCCAATACGATTTTTACTATGGACAGCTCTGAATCAACAAATGCTGCAGCATCATAGTAAAATACAGACCTATGAATTTTTAATATTTTAAATATTTAGGAGGTGTTTAACCTCCTAAAGACACAGCCGCTTTACGATCCCTTAACAGGATCATATCTTTTAAAATGTTGACAGATTCTTCCATTTGTAAGTCGTTGCTCCCAAAAGGACGGATGGCTTCCGAAGGATCTTTGACTTCTTCTAAAAAGATTTTATAGTTCTTATTTTCACTTAATCTCTGTCTACTATTCTCAGTAAGCTGAGGAAGCATCTCTTTCCACACCGTTTCTTCTTTCTGCAAATTAGGTATGTAGTATTTTTGAAACCAAGGACGCATGTGGGAATCTAGATCCCCTAAATTATCATTCATGACATTGTCACAACTATCCGACGGTAAAGGATGCTCTAAATAACGTTCTCCTAAAGGTTCTGCAAAATAGCGAGAAGCTACATGAATGTCAGAGCGCACACCGCGAAGTTGTGTCGATTTCCCAGAAGGCGAGTAGTATTTCCCCACAGTAACTTTGAAAAATCCTTCTGTATTCGCATCTGCTGTAATCGTTTGATGTTGAATTGTGCCTTTCCCATAAGTTTGCTCATCACCAACAATGATCGCTACACCATAATCTTGTAATGTTTGCGCAACAATTTCAGCAGCAGATGCAGAACTTTTCGAAACAAGAATGGTTAATGGCCCATCATAGAATTTTTTCGGAGAAACCGTACGGTAACGTTTGATACTCCCATCCGCATAACGAGATACAACAACCACACCATTCGTCATAAATAATCCAGAGACTTTAATAGCTTGTGAGAGAAAACCTCCGGTGTTTTCCCGAATATCTAAAACTAAACCTAGGAGGTTCTTTTCTTGTAAGCTTTGAATCGCCCGTTTTAGATCTTGTTCACTGGAAATCTGGTTGTCCCCTTCATAGAAAGAATGCAGAGTAATCTTCCCAATGATCCCATCACCGTAAGCTTCATAAGAAACATCAACGCGACGATCATCCAAACTGATTTTTTCGCGTTTTAACTTCACTGTACGGTTCCCATCTTTACTATGGACGTCTAAGATTACTTCAGAACCCTGAGAGCCTCTAAGACAATCTAACACAGCTCTAAAGGGGAGGTTCTCTATGCTTCTACCATCAACACGATAAATCACATCGTCAACATGCAACTCTCCAGTTTTTTCCGCAGGTCCTCCAGGAATAATCTCTTTTACAATGACCCCATCAATGTCTTCCTTTAAGATGACGCCAATCCCACACATACCCTTTTCTAATTGAATACGCATAGCTAGAGCTTCTTCCTTACTAAAATAGGTGGTATGCGCATCTAAACTATGGGCCATAGCCTTCACGACACGCACATGGAAGTGATGCGATTCCTCTTGAGGCAACATCGGTTCCCCATAATCATTAATCCCTAAATAAGGATTCTCATAGGCTTCAAGTTGACGTGCACAAAGTTGGGTTAAAGAAGCTTCCTTCCCCAAGTACCTATCTTTAGCACTGTCCGATAAATACACAGAAATATACGAGAGGAGTAATGCACGTTGTCTCTCTTTTGCCTCTTCCATAGAGCGGGCCCATTGGTTGGGTTTCTTCATAAGAGAATGCGAAGCAGCTTCCTTGACCAAAGCTTCTGGATCGGATAACCATTCCGCTCGCCATTGACGTGCTCGAGTAATGCTTTCTTTAATTACACGATTCAAATTCTGATAAATAGAAAAATTATTCGTTTTATAATTTTTTAACAGGCGCTTTTTAATATCTGCAGAATAGATAAAATTATTTATCTCTTGTTCTGTAAGATAAGCTTTGTGGGGATCAAAAGATTGAGAGTACCCTAGTAAGGAACGGACCAAAATATCCGAAGATATATCTTGAATATCTACATGATACTCAATCAGCTTATCAACAGTTTTTCGTATGTCTTCTTCATGAAGTAATTCAGACGCAAAAGAGAAACTAGGAAAGCATGTTAGAACAAGAGCGCAAAGACGTAGTATTTTTATCATTACAAATATCTTTGTTGATCGTAGATACTTGTAACATCGACATAAAATGCTCAGGCTTGAGCGAAGATTTTTGCTCCGAAGAAAAACTTATTCAGAATAAACAGGTTGGTAAGAAAAATATTCTTTCTTAAGATACCAGAGATGGGGCACATAAATAATCTTTCATATCACAAAGTACATTGATCAATAATATGCCTATGGCAATGAAAACTAAGAAAGAACCTATGATAAAATAAGCCCCTGAAAAAGGTAGTGTCGCTT
Above is a genomic segment from Chlamydia abortus containing:
- the gltX gene encoding glutamate--tRNA ligase, with product MAWENVRVRVAPSPTGDPHVGTAYMALFNAIFAKRFNGKMILRIEDTDQTRSRDDYEKNIFSALQWCGIQWDEGPDIGGPYGPYRQSERTEIYRKYAELLLKTDYAYKCFATPKELEEMRAVATTLGYRGGYDRRYRYLSSEEVDARTREGQPYTIRLKVPLTGECVLDDYCKGRVVFPWADVDDQVLIKSDGFPTYHFANVVDDHLMGITHVLRGEEWLSSTPKHLLLYQAFGWKAPTFLHMPLLLNPDGTKLSKRKNPTSIFYYRDAGYIKEAFMNFLTLMGYSMEGDEEIYSLEKLIANFDPRRIGKSGAVFDTRKLDWMNKHYLTHERSSESLLAKLKDWLINDEFFLKILPLCQSRITTLAEFIGFTGFFFSVLPEYSKEELLPTTISQEKAAILLYSYVKYLEKSDLWVKDQFYQGSKWLSSAFQVHHKKVVIPLLYVAITGKKQGLPLFDSMELLGKPRTRARLVHAQNLLGGVPKKIQTTIDKVLKEEDLESKIFEF
- a CDS encoding small cysteine-rich outer membrane protein, translating into MKKAVLLATVFCGALGLTSCCRIVDCCFEDPCAPKPCNPCGNKKDKGCSPCGTYTPSCSKPCGSECNSGVQGPQAKGCTSLDGRCKQ
- the omcB gene encoding outer membrane complex protein OmcB, which produces MSKLIRRVVTVLALTSMASSFASGKIEAAAAESLATRFIASTENSNDNVLQATAKKVRFGRNKNQRQEQKHTGAFCDKEFYPCEGGQCQSVDTTQESCYGKMYCVRVNDDCNVEISQAVPEYATVGSPYPIEILAVGKKDCVNVVITQQLPCEVEFVSSDPATTPTSDSKLIWTIDCLGQGEKCKITVWVKPLKEGCCFTAATVCACPELRSYTKCGQPAICIKQEGPECACLRCPVCYKIEVCNTGSAIARNVVVDNPVPDGYTHASGQRVLSFNLGDMRPGDSKCFSVEFCPQKRGKITNVATVSYCGGHKCSANVTTVVNEPCVQVNISGADWSYVCKPVEYTIVVSNLGDLKLYDVVVEDTVPSGATILEAEGAEICCNKAVWCIKEMCPGETLQFKVVAKAQSPGKFTNQVVVKTNSDCGTCTSCAEATTHWKGLAATHMCVIDTNDPICVGENTVYRICVTNRGSAEDTNVSLILKFSKELQPVSSSGPTKGTITGNTVVFDALPKLGSKESVEFSVTLKGIAPGDARGEAILSSDTLTVPVADTENTHVY
- a CDS encoding cysteine-rich outer membrane protein codes for the protein MAGESTNSVGNDITSLIQPGLDQVIQDEGVQVTLINSILGWCRIHIINPVKSSKIVKSRAFQITMIVLGIILLIAGLALTFVLQGQLGNNAFLFLIPAVIGLVKLLATSVFMEKPCTPEKWRLCKRLLATTEDILDDGQINQSNTIFTMDSSESTNAAAS
- a CDS encoding S41 family peptidase translates to MIKILRLCALVLTCFPSFSFASELLHEEDIRKTVDKLIEYHVDIQDISSDILVRSLLGYSQSFDPHKAYLTEQEINNFIYSADIKKRLLKNYKTNNFSIYQNLNRVIKESITRARQWRAEWLSDPEALVKEAASHSLMKKPNQWARSMEEAKERQRALLLSYISVYLSDSAKDRYLGKEASLTQLCARQLEAYENPYLGINDYGEPMLPQEESHHFHVRVVKAMAHSLDAHTTYFSKEEALAMRIQLEKGMCGIGVILKEDIDGVIVKEIIPGGPAEKTGELHVDDVIYRVDGRSIENLPFRAVLDCLRGSQGSEVILDVHSKDGNRTVKLKREKISLDDRRVDVSYEAYGDGIIGKITLHSFYEGDNQISSEQDLKRAIQSLQEKNLLGLVLDIRENTGGFLSQAIKVSGLFMTNGVVVVSRYADGSIKRYRTVSPKKFYDGPLTILVSKSSASAAEIVAQTLQDYGVAIIVGDEQTYGKGTIQHQTITADANTEGFFKVTVGKYYSPSGKSTQLRGVRSDIHVASRYFAEPLGERYLEHPLPSDSCDNVMNDNLGDLDSHMRPWFQKYYIPNLQKEETVWKEMLPQLTENSRQRLSENKNYKIFLEEVKDPSEAIRPFGSNDLQMEESVNILKDMILLRDRKAAVSLGG